A single window of Candidatus Dormiibacterota bacterium DNA harbors:
- the secA gene encoding preprotein translocase subunit SecA produces MAFLKALIDGNEREVARLRRTAERVNTFEEPMKALSDDELRAKTPEFRGRLEAGETLDDLLPEVFAVAREASRRALGMRPFDVQIMGGQVLYEGRIAEMKTGEGKTLVATLPVYARALEGRGVHVVTVNDYLARRDAEWMSPVYEFLGLSVGIIQHDLDPAQRRAAYLCDVTYVTNNEVGFDYLRDNMAWQVEDLVQRELYFALVDEVDSILIDEARTPLIISGPSTEATELYEKFAQIVPRLRKDEDFTVDEKAHAVPITEAGVAKVEKMLGIQNLYDQRNIELTHQLNAALKAWHLFHRDQQYIVKEGEIIIVDEFTGRLMYGRRYSDGIHQAIEAKEGIKVRGEDQTLATITFQNLFRLYDHLAGMTGTAKTEEREFRDIYGLDVVVIPTNMPMVRKDNSDIVFKSEKAKFQAVVDEIVNEHQKGRPVLVGTRSIEKSETLAAMLRRKGVECNVLNAKYHEQEAEIIKDAGQPGQVTIATNMAGRGTDIKLGDGVPQAGGLHIIGTERHESRRIDNQLRGRSGRQGDPGSSRFYVSLEDEVMRLFGGERMNAIMERVGFTDEAPIESGLVTKSIERAQSKVENHNYEIRKHVLEYDDVMNKQREVIYGDRRAILEGTFDTRAFMLQSLEAKVDEALEHNAPENASPAEWDLTELLNALEAVFPIRKRLSETSFEKRDRDEIRGMVRAAAIEAYEEKEREITPELMRVIESRYLLLPIIDRQWVDHLYVMDHLKTGIGLRGYGQRDPRVEYEKEAFEIFESLKNNIADEAIKGVFRVVVEQGPGAGQAPPPPPFTLPPTQSTSPELVPVGAPMGPLPPPPGPRLQRMHTNRGDDEPAKPTHRDQPKVGRNDLCPCGSGKKYKKCHGAAA; encoded by the coding sequence ATGGCATTTCTCAAGGCCCTGATCGACGGGAACGAACGAGAGGTCGCGCGCCTACGGCGTACGGCCGAGCGCGTCAACACCTTCGAAGAGCCCATGAAGGCGCTCTCCGACGACGAGCTGCGGGCAAAAACGCCCGAGTTCCGCGGCCGCCTCGAAGCGGGTGAGACGCTCGACGACCTGCTGCCCGAGGTCTTCGCGGTCGCTCGCGAGGCGAGTCGTAGAGCGCTTGGCATGCGTCCGTTCGACGTCCAGATCATGGGTGGCCAGGTGCTCTACGAAGGCCGCATCGCGGAGATGAAGACCGGCGAAGGCAAGACCCTCGTCGCGACCCTTCCCGTCTACGCGCGGGCGCTCGAGGGGCGCGGCGTTCACGTCGTGACCGTCAACGACTACCTTGCCCGGCGCGACGCCGAGTGGATGAGCCCCGTCTACGAGTTTCTTGGGTTGAGCGTCGGCATCATCCAGCACGACCTCGACCCCGCGCAACGGCGTGCGGCCTATCTTTGCGACGTCACGTACGTGACGAACAACGAGGTCGGCTTCGATTATCTGCGCGACAACATGGCTTGGCAAGTCGAGGATCTCGTGCAGCGCGAGCTGTACTTCGCGCTCGTCGACGAGGTCGATTCGATCCTCATCGACGAGGCGCGCACGCCGCTCATCATCAGCGGCCCCAGCACCGAGGCGACGGAGCTGTACGAGAAGTTCGCCCAGATCGTCCCGCGTCTGCGTAAAGACGAAGATTTTACCGTCGACGAAAAGGCTCATGCCGTGCCGATCACGGAAGCCGGCGTTGCCAAAGTCGAGAAGATGCTCGGCATCCAGAATCTCTACGACCAGCGCAACATCGAGCTCACCCATCAGCTCAACGCGGCGTTGAAGGCTTGGCATCTCTTTCATCGCGACCAGCAGTACATCGTCAAGGAAGGCGAGATCATCATCGTCGATGAGTTCACCGGCCGGTTGATGTACGGGCGGCGATACTCCGACGGCATCCATCAGGCGATTGAAGCCAAAGAAGGCATCAAGGTTCGCGGCGAGGATCAGACGCTCGCCACCATTACGTTTCAGAATCTCTTCAGGCTCTACGATCACCTCGCCGGCATGACCGGCACGGCAAAGACGGAAGAGCGCGAGTTTCGCGACATCTACGGGCTCGACGTCGTCGTCATCCCGACGAACATGCCGATGGTTCGTAAGGATAACTCAGATATCGTCTTCAAGTCGGAAAAGGCGAAGTTCCAAGCCGTCGTCGACGAGATCGTGAACGAGCATCAGAAGGGCCGGCCCGTGCTCGTCGGGACGCGCTCGATCGAGAAGAGCGAGACGCTCGCGGCGATGCTGCGGCGCAAGGGCGTCGAGTGCAACGTGCTCAACGCCAAGTACCACGAGCAAGAGGCGGAGATCATCAAAGACGCCGGGCAGCCCGGGCAGGTGACGATCGCCACGAACATGGCGGGCCGCGGCACCGACATCAAGCTCGGCGACGGCGTCCCGCAAGCCGGCGGCCTGCACATCATCGGCACGGAGCGTCACGAGTCGCGACGCATCGACAACCAGCTGCGCGGACGCTCGGGGCGCCAAGGCGACCCCGGCTCGTCGCGGTTCTACGTTTCGCTGGAAGATGAGGTCATGCGGCTCTTCGGCGGCGAGCGCATGAACGCGATCATGGAGCGCGTCGGCTTCACCGACGAGGCGCCGATCGAATCGGGCCTCGTGACGAAGTCGATCGAACGCGCGCAGAGCAAGGTCGAGAATCACAACTACGAGATTCGCAAACACGTCCTCGAGTACGACGACGTGATGAATAAACAGCGCGAAGTGATCTACGGCGATCGCCGGGCGATATTGGAAGGTACGTTCGATACGCGCGCCTTCATGCTGCAGTCGCTCGAGGCGAAAGTCGACGAGGCGCTGGAGCACAACGCGCCCGAGAACGCGAGCCCGGCCGAATGGGACCTCACCGAGCTGCTGAACGCGCTCGAGGCGGTCTTCCCCATACGCAAGCGATTGTCGGAGACGAGCTTCGAGAAGAGAGACCGCGATGAGATTCGCGGCATGGTGCGTGCGGCCGCGATTGAGGCCTACGAAGAGAAGGAGCGCGAGATCACGCCGGAGTTGATGCGCGTCATCGAATCGCGCTATCTTCTGTTGCCGATCATCGACCGTCAATGGGTGGACCATCTCTATGTCATGGACCATCTCAAAACCGGCATCGGTCTGCGTGGCTATGGCCAGCGCGATCCGCGCGTCGAATACGAGAAGGAAGCCTTCGAGATATTCGAGTCGCTGAAGAACAACATCGCGGACGAAGCGATCAAAGGCGTCTTCCGCGTGGTGGTGGAGCAGGGCCCGGGCGCAGGCCAAGCGCCGCCTCCGCCGCCGTTCACCTTACCGCCGACGCAAAGCACGTCTCCGGAGCTGGTGCCGGTCGGCGCACCCATGGGGCCGCTGCCGCCGCCTCCCGGCCCGCGTCTGCAGCGCATGCACACCAACCGTGGCGACGACGAGCCGGCGAAGCCGACGCATCGCGACCAACCGAAAGTCGGACGAAACGATTTATGCCCGTGCGGCAGCGGCAAAAAATATAAGAAGTGCCACGGCGCCGCCGCATAA
- a CDS encoding ATP-binding protein produces the protein MSALTRLAIATTAEERAAAIAEVCSRMLETAGALELAERQSRESRLLAMVNERLHKSLDRRELLAGITEGVRAAFDADRCIVYERGASDARALVVAEATSRAPLATSIAIDGDLRKVFSGLTLRRERLPERAAAYGDGARSAIAMPFIVDGRVEDAMLLVFNERRTLDDSDVGALRVLAFHVGLALSNTRLYERERARRRQAETLERVVRILRDTQYVDEVLLVFVVTVSHELGVDCAAYGIEDERLERRAVRLRETSSFTPEASILRAGLEQQLSLEDPSDAELLPADTRRALFGEAGGVLVALRTEARLWGAFIVRSDSGLAEWAPEDRATFFRTLGSHLEIALTNAYAYERELRRAQERETLAEAARTILSHTALRPLADVMCRFAATLVHADRTCVLRWDGASYERVGMYGQDIERTLAASGFDLTHRAQRPAMTASTDDRRVQRLTDGPGYVVIPLSRTASDLSGDTIDAFLIVGSNRPVRFARDDLRLLQELGALLALALRNLDLYEAMQRANRALHESNEFKDDLLAMLAHDFKGPLTVILGYCELLLEAEHDVDEVKRIFEQTNRLVRLSEDALILAQTQSEGFSLARNVVDLGAFVARCVHAVAGESARVTLELPAEPVSVSCDGNRFRHVIDNVVQNALKYSEGPVHVAVHAEGNEARIDVTDRGIGIPRDELTALFTRFGRASNARRRGIAGSGVGLYISKKIVDAHRGTVSVRSIEDEGTTFTVALPLARAEVEKELK, from the coding sequence TTGTCAGCGCTCACGCGCCTCGCGATTGCGACCACCGCCGAAGAACGAGCGGCGGCAATCGCAGAGGTTTGTTCGCGCATGCTCGAAACCGCAGGAGCGCTGGAGCTTGCCGAGCGGCAGTCGCGCGAGAGTCGTCTGCTCGCAATGGTCAACGAGCGGCTGCACAAGTCGCTCGACCGGCGCGAGCTGCTGGCGGGAATCACCGAAGGCGTGCGCGCGGCGTTCGACGCCGATCGCTGCATCGTCTACGAGCGCGGCGCGTCCGACGCACGCGCGCTCGTCGTCGCTGAAGCGACGTCACGCGCTCCGCTTGCAACGTCAATTGCAATCGACGGCGATCTGCGCAAGGTCTTCAGCGGCTTGACCCTTCGCCGCGAGCGCCTGCCTGAGCGTGCGGCGGCGTACGGCGACGGAGCGCGCAGCGCGATCGCGATGCCGTTCATCGTCGACGGACGCGTCGAAGACGCGATGCTGCTCGTCTTCAACGAACGGCGAACGTTGGACGATTCCGATGTCGGCGCACTGCGCGTGCTCGCATTTCACGTAGGCCTCGCGCTCTCGAACACGCGGCTCTACGAACGGGAGCGTGCGCGACGCCGCCAAGCGGAGACCCTCGAGCGCGTCGTGCGCATCCTGCGCGACACGCAATACGTGGACGAGGTCTTGCTCGTCTTCGTCGTTACGGTGTCGCACGAGCTCGGCGTTGATTGCGCGGCGTACGGGATCGAGGACGAAAGGCTGGAGCGCCGTGCGGTACGCCTGCGAGAGACGAGCAGTTTCACGCCCGAGGCATCGATTCTGCGCGCCGGCCTGGAGCAGCAGCTCTCCCTGGAAGACCCATCCGACGCTGAGCTGCTGCCCGCGGATACGCGCCGTGCGCTCTTCGGCGAAGCGGGCGGCGTGCTCGTTGCGTTGCGAACCGAGGCGCGGCTGTGGGGGGCGTTCATCGTGCGGTCAGACTCCGGGCTCGCGGAATGGGCACCCGAGGATCGCGCGACGTTCTTTCGCACGCTCGGCTCGCATCTCGAGATCGCATTGACGAACGCGTACGCGTACGAGCGCGAGCTGCGCCGCGCGCAGGAGCGCGAGACGCTGGCGGAGGCTGCGCGTACGATTCTCAGCCATACGGCGCTTCGGCCGCTCGCCGACGTGATGTGCCGTTTCGCGGCGACGCTCGTGCACGCCGACCGCACCTGCGTGCTGCGCTGGGACGGCGCATCGTACGAGCGCGTCGGGATGTACGGACAGGATATCGAGCGGACGCTCGCGGCGAGCGGCTTCGACCTCACGCACCGCGCGCAGCGCCCGGCGATGACGGCCTCGACCGACGATCGTCGCGTGCAGCGTTTGACGGACGGACCGGGTTACGTCGTCATTCCGCTCTCGCGTACTGCGTCGGATCTCTCCGGCGACACGATCGATGCGTTCCTCATCGTGGGGAGCAACCGGCCGGTGCGCTTCGCGCGTGACGATCTTCGCTTGCTGCAGGAGCTCGGTGCGCTGCTCGCGCTGGCGCTGCGCAACCTCGATCTGTACGAGGCCATGCAGCGCGCCAACCGCGCGTTGCACGAGTCGAATGAGTTCAAGGACGACCTGCTCGCGATGCTCGCGCACGACTTCAAGGGCCCGCTCACCGTCATCCTCGGCTATTGCGAGCTCTTGCTCGAGGCCGAGCACGACGTGGATGAAGTGAAGCGCATCTTCGAACAGACGAACCGGCTCGTGCGTCTTTCGGAGGATGCGCTGATTCTCGCACAGACGCAGTCGGAAGGGTTTTCGCTGGCGCGCAACGTCGTCGATCTCGGTGCGTTCGTCGCGCGTTGCGTGCACGCCGTCGCAGGGGAGAGCGCGCGCGTCACGCTCGAGCTGCCTGCGGAGCCGGTGAGCGTGAGCTGCGACGGGAACCGCTTCCGCCACGTCATCGACAACGTCGTGCAAAACGCGCTGAAGTACTCCGAAGGCCCGGTGCACGTTGCCGTGCATGCCGAGGGCAACGAGGCGCGCATCGACGTCACGGATCGTGGAATCGGCATCCCTCGCGACGAGCTGACGGCGCTCTTCACGCGTTTCGGCCGGGCGAGCAACGCCCGTCGCCGGGGGATCGCCGGCTCGGGGGTGGGCCTCTACATCTCGAAAAAGATCGTCGACGCGCATCGGGGAACGGTGAGCGTGCGGTCTATAGAAGATGAGGGGACGACCTTTACGGTGGCTTTGCCCCTCGCACGAGCAGAAGTAGAAAAAGAGCTGAAGTAA